Proteins from one Merismopedia glauca CCAP 1448/3 genomic window:
- a CDS encoding tyrosine-type recombinase/integrase gives MQSLTPQLPFSAKIFSSPPKKVASRDREYLRPSEVQALIRAAQKVGRHPIRDSAIILLMFRHGLRTAELVALKWLQIDLVGGYIEVHRCKHGHDSIHPLRSPELRALRQIQRDYLETSYVFVSEHKAPLSTRTIRHIIARAGKIAQIPFPVHPHQLRHSCGYYLASQGHDTRAIQDYLGHQNIHHTVRYTQMSPQRFENFWRD, from the coding sequence ATGCAATCACTCACTCCCCAACTGCCATTTTCGGCAAAGATATTTTCATCTCCACCGAAAAAAGTAGCATCTAGAGACAGAGAATATTTGCGCCCATCTGAAGTCCAAGCTCTGATTCGTGCTGCTCAAAAAGTCGGTCGTCATCCTATTAGAGATAGTGCAATCATCTTATTAATGTTTCGTCATGGATTAAGAACAGCCGAATTAGTCGCTCTCAAATGGTTACAGATTGATTTAGTGGGAGGCTACATTGAAGTTCATCGTTGCAAACATGGTCATGATAGTATTCATCCCTTACGTTCACCAGAATTGAGAGCATTACGTCAAATACAACGAGATTATCTGGAAACCAGTTATGTTTTTGTCTCCGAACACAAAGCACCCCTATCAACCAGAACTATTCGTCATATCATAGCCAGGGCGGGGAAAATAGCTCAAATTCCCTTTCCAGTCCATCCCCACCAACTGCGTCATTCTTGTGGCTACTATCTAGCCTCACAAGGACATGATACCAGAGCCATTCAAGATTACTTAGGACACCAAAACATCCACCATACCGTTCGCTATACCCAAATGTCACCTCAGAGATTTGAGAACTTTTGGCGAGACTAA